From the Phoenix dactylifera cultivar Barhee BC4 chromosome 10, palm_55x_up_171113_PBpolish2nd_filt_p, whole genome shotgun sequence genome, one window contains:
- the LOC103720326 gene encoding chalcone synthase C2, which produces MAKVEEIRRSQRSDGPATILAIGTATPANAVYQADYPDYYFRITKSEHLTDLKEKFKRMCDKSMIRKRYMHLNEEILKENPHICAYMAPSLDARQDMVVVEVPRLGKEAAAKAIKEWGQPKSRITHLVFCTTSGVDMPGADYQLTKLLGLRPSVNRLMMYQQGCFAGGTVLRLAKDLAENNRGARVLVVCSEITAVTFRGPSESHLDSLVGQALFGDGGAAVIIGADPDPAVERPLFQLVSASQTILPDSEGAIDGHLREVGLTFHLLKDVPGLISKNIGKSLVEAFAPLGISDWNSIFWIAHPGGPAILDQVEAKLGLEKEKMRATRHVLSEYGNMSSACVLFILDEMRKRSAEDGKATTGEGLDWGVLFGFGPGLTVETVVLHSLPIAGP; this is translated from the exons ATGGCTAAGGTGGAGGAGATCCGGCGCTCGCAGAGGTCCGATGGCCCAGCGACGATACTGGCAATTGGCACCGCCACGCCGGCCAATGCCGTCTACCAGGCCGACTACCCCGACTACTACTTCCGCATCACCAAGAGCGAACACCTTACCGATCTCAAGGAGAAGTTTAAGAGAATGT GTGACAAGTCCATGATCCGCAAACGTTACATGCACCTGAATGAAGAGATCCTCAAGGAGAACCCTCACATCTGCGCCTACATGGCCCCCTCCCTCGACGCCCGGCAGGACATGGTGGTCGTCGAAGTCCCCAGGCTTggcaaggaggccgccgccaAGGCCATCAAAGAATGGGGCCAGCCAAAATCCAGGATCACCCACCTCGTCTTCTGCACCACCAGCGGCGTCGACATGCCCGGCGCCGACTACCAGCTCACCAAGCTCCTCGGCCTCCGGCCCTCCGTCAACCGCCTCATGATGTACCAGCAGGGCTGCTTCGCCGGCGGCACCGTCCTCCGCCTCGCCAAGGACCTCGCCGAGAACAACCGCGGCGCCCGAGTCCTCGTCGTCTGCTCCGAGATCACCGCCGTCACCTTCCGCGGCCCCTCCGAGTCCCACCTCGACAGCCTCGTCGGCCAGGCGCTGTTCGGGGACGGCGGCGCCGCCGTGATCATCGGTGCCGACCCCGACCCCGCCGTCGAACGCCCGTTATTCCAGCTCGTTTCAGCTAGCCAGACCATCCTCCCGGACTCCGAGGGCGCCATCGACGGCCACCTGAGGGAAGTCGGGCTAACGTTCCATTTGCTCAAGGACGTGCCGGGCCTGATATCCAAGAACATCGGGAAGAGCCTGGTGGAGGCGTTTGCTCCCCTAGGGATCAGCGACTGGAATTCGATATTCTGGATAGCGCATCCCGGCGGGCCGGCAATTCTTGACCAGGTCGAGGCCAAGTTGGgattggagaaggagaagatgagGGCGACGAGGCATGTGTTGAGTGAATATGGTAACATGTCGAGCGCCTGCGTGCTGTTTATACTGGATGAGATGAGGAAGAGGTCGGCGGAGGATGGGAAGGCCACAACCGGAGAGGGCTTGGATTGGGGGGTGCTCTTCGGGTTTGGGCCGGGGCTCACGGTGGAAACTGTGGTGCTGCACAGCCTTCCCATTGCAGGTCCTTGA